One region of Mugil cephalus isolate CIBA_MC_2020 chromosome 17, CIBA_Mcephalus_1.1, whole genome shotgun sequence genomic DNA includes:
- the nenf gene encoding neudesin, with product MATARLSLIFIVICASLADDEVKLKFKPATKPVRLFTEEELKRYDGSEEGQPIYMAIKGVVFDVTKGKEFYGKGAPYNALAGKDATRAVAKMSLNAADLTSDTTGLTEQQLQSLDSVFEGTYKTKYPIVGYTASRILNQDGSPNEDFKPEDQPQFQLKDEF from the exons ATGGCAACAGCGCGACTTTCTCtcatatttattgtaatttgcGCGAGTTTAGCCGACGACGAAGTTAAACTAAAGTTCAAACCAGCAACAAAACCCGTGAGATTATTCAccgaggaggagctgaagagatACGACGGTAGCGAG GAGGGGCAGCCCATTTACATGGCAATAAAAGGAGTTGTGTTTGATGTCACCAAGGGAAAAG AGTTTTATGGTAAAGGCGCTCCATACAACGCCCTGGCGGGGAAGGACGCCACTCGGGCTGTGGCCAAGATGTCCCTGAACGCAGCAGACTTAACATCAGATACT ACGGGCCTGACTGAACAGCAGCTCCAGTCTCTGGACAGCGTATTTGAAGGCACATACAAAACTAAGTATCCCATCGTGGGCTACACTGCGTCAAGAATCCTCAACCAGGATGGAAGTCCCAACGAAGACTTCAAACCAGAGGACCAGCCTCAGTTTCAGCTCAAAGATGAGTTTTAG
- the pacc1 gene encoding proton-activated chloride channel, with protein MRRKESSRSYQEFNDDEDDDEGIMQSPNFFDDVTEELEPKEPNDSISQEDEFRGNSPPMRFSKACLKNVFTVVLIFIYLLLTAVAVFLAYQTISEFLEKLNHPVMSVTYKEVDSFSPPGIALYPGNARLLSCRHHYHDYIPPLVDPGKPQESDCEIVNVTYFGPFINQTQKHALVVRGPSDVRNKELIFMQFSQNETEEDFSDITYMLFAKFSDLIESANKSEFMKDCERNYSMWTFSGGFRTWVKMSLVRTSGKINEAVEFRQESAVVKFNDKRPGIEKTNQLFFAVFEWRDPYMQEIRLIVTANPWSSVAILCGVFMALFKAANFAKLTIQWIIRMRKRHLRNKVRELNPIN; from the exons ATGCGGAGAAAGGAAAGCTCTCGGTCATACCAAGAG TTTAATGACGACGAAGACGATGATGAAGGTATCATGCAGTCTCCAAACTTCTTTGACGATGTCACTGAAGAGCTGGAGCCCAAAGAGCCCAATGACAGCATCTCACAAG AGGATGAATTCAGGGGGAACAGTCCGCCCATGAGATTCAGTAAAGCATGTCTGAAAAACGTCTTCACGGTGGTGCTCATCTTCATCTACCTGCTGCTGACGGCGGTGGCGGTGTTCCTGGCCTACCAAACCATCTCGGAGTTCTTGGAGAAGCTCAACCACCCGGTCATGTCCGTTACCTACAAGGAAGTGGACTCGTTTTCACCCCCTG GTATCGCTCTGTATCCCGGCAACGCTCGGCTACTCAGCTGCAGGCATCACTACCACGACTACATCCCTCCATTAGTGGACCCCGGCAAGCCTCAGGAGAGCGACTGTGAGATCGTCAACGTGACGTACTTTGGGCCGTTCATAAATCAAACACAG AAACATGCTCTGGTGGTCCGAGGCCCGTCTGACGTCAGGAACAAAGAGCTGATCTTCATGCAGTTCAGTCAAAACGAGACTGAGGAGGATTTCAGCGACATCACTTACATGCTTTTTGCCAAGTTTAGCGACTTGATCGAGAG TGCAAATAAATCAGAATTCATGAAGGACTGTGAGAGGAATTACTCCATGTGGACCTTCTCCGGAGGATTCAGAACCTGGGTCAAGATGTCTCTGGTGAGGACGTCTGGGAAGATCAACGAAGCTGTCGAGTTTCGACAAGAG TCCGCTGTAGTGAAATTCAACGATAAAAGACCTGGAATAGAGAAAACCAACCAGCTCTTCTTCGCCGTGTTCGAATGGCGAGATCCTTACATGCAAGAAATCCGACTG ataGTGACTGCAAACCCCTGGAGCTCTGTGGCCATCCTCTGCGGCGTCTTTATGGCCCTGTTCAAAGCTGCTAATTTTGCCAAACTCACTATTCAGTGGATTATCAGGATGCGTAAGAGGCACCTGAGGAATAAAGTGCGGGAACTGAACCCGATAAACTGA